In the Triplophysa dalaica isolate WHDGS20190420 chromosome 8, ASM1584641v1, whole genome shotgun sequence genome, GGAGACTTGTCTTACAGTTACTGAAGTAGCTTCCTGGTGCGTCACTGGTATCCCCGCCTCAAATGAGCTCAAATGGCACactggcgtttaaaaaaaaaacaccggCGCTTTTCCTTGTAGTGTTATTTATCTGTAActtgtttttacttttgaaaacacttttatagctgtattgtttattatttaactcCTTATTAATCATAGTTTATTTAAAAGCGCTAACATTAGTGGTGGAGTCCCCAACTAATCTAAAGCATAACAGCTCCACCTTGTGGTTTTTCATAATTGTCGTGTACTcaaatgttgtattttgttttagtgtttatGTATTAAACGCTTTAAAACATGtgctaataaaatgtttaaaaatattgtacaaTGTACAGTATTAATGTCTCAACTAGCTAAATCTGTCACTCACATATTATGTACATTTCCATGCAGTGCCTTAATAGGCAAAGTTGTTTTGGACTGATTAACAATGATATTATTTGAAACCTATAGAAACTAGAAGTTGGTGTATGAATGATATCATAACATGTTAGTTTATCACAGATCCATATGCTGTATGTTACCTTTTGAAGTtgacttttgttattttggatTATGTTAGGATATCTTAAAACACCCAACACACTGTGTtttattactgtacaaatttaTAGCAAAATACCAATACAagtataaagaaaatgtttgtacTAATGTAAATACACAGTCAAATGATTGGTAGTTCTGAAAGTTcaaaaaataattacagaaaGAAGAGTTTACAATCCTTAGCGAATATTAATAAAAGCTATAAATAGTCAATagggttaaaaaaacaaactacaTATGTAATCTATAATGGCAGGTTATTAGTCTTTTTATCCCCAGGAAACAATAAAATAGATAgggtaaaaaatcttgttttgcaCATAAAATACAATGTCTATACATAAAACCCAGGTTAAAATTCATAAACGTATTACAAAATGTATGAGTCAACAATATGGCTGACAACTGTGTCTGAAGTGTTGAAAGTTTTGTGATTTTGTATCCGTCACATCCAATGACCCCCTCTCAGGGTATGATACCCAGATGAGCTCTCAATTATGTCCTGCCTCAGAGCAGATGCTGTCATAGCAGTATCATGAGTAATGTACATCTTAGGCAGAATCGTGTAAGATGTTGGAGTTCCGTGTTTTTATTCGTATCTGCTGTCTCCGTCTGCGCTCTAAAAGAAAGAATGACAGTAAATGCAATGCCATACAAAAGTTTAAAACACTCTTTACTATTATAACTTAAGTAACTCACCTTTCGTGCACATCTTTAAGCAGTGTCTCTTAAGCacaaagttgtttttgttgCCTCCACAGCCACTGTAACGAAACATCTGGCATCTCCCAGTCCTGGGATTATAGACAAATCTCCGCTCTGATCCATGACAATCACCCCTGTCAATAGGACTCATGCAGACGGGAGGCGGAGTAAACTctgaaatatattaataatacaagATGAACATgagccactagatggcagtaatGTCCTACAGAGGTACCAAACAactaattgtattaaataacaaatatctATCCAAGCAAACATAATATTGTGAATTGCTTCCTGCTATTGCAGAcataaatttgattttatttattctattttgttcTATTTGGTATATACAGTAAACTTATGGGATAATGACATGCAGTGACACAAATTATTTTGGACACTTAAGTCACCCAGAAAAACGAATGTCTTCGCATTAGATATCTGCAAACATTTCTTATCCAATCTTGTAATTCTTTTTAATTCATAAAGCAATTACTATAATTCATCTGCGATTATGTTTAAATCCAGAAGTAAATTATAAATTAgttaaattaaatcattttgacaatggatgcattattttatattaaacatgcTGTGATTGTATTTTTGCTCCTGTgagacatatcgcttattgctccctgaactctctgtaagtcgctttggataaaagcgtctgctaaatgactaaacgtAAATGTAATTCACTCAATGTATCTCTTAACGccatgttcattttaataagcACTGTGGTTTAAGAGGCAAGAGAACTAGCTTACCTGCTCCCAGTGCAGCTACTCGTGACTCCCTCTGCAGTTGCAAATGTGAAACATTCAAAGGCGCATCatctaaaataaagaaatgcataACAGAGTGAGTaataatacaacaatatttaaaacaaaaaagtcaatGGAGATGACGTGGGGCATGTTTtctgacacaaaaacaaagttgCACCAGTGTCATCAATAACACTTGCTTGTGTGATCcagcaaatataaaacattagtgtaaataaaaatattaacaaaatatgaCTAGATATTAATGAAAGGTCAAAAGAAAAActattgaataaaaacaaatataattacTGGCATGAATGTCAATAAGTTGGTTCTGTGCTTATCTCACCAGGTTTACCGATGAATTCTACAGCAGGTTTGGTCTCTTCCACTGGCTTTGATGGAGCATTCAGGTCCTTGTGTTTTGAGTCAGCTAAAGAGAAGTAAGAACatactaaaatataataactgttGTCTACAGATATCTTGCCTGAACATATTTATATCTATATCCCAATATAAGCTTGACTGTGTTCACTGTACAAATAAGCTTCAGGTATTGTAGTTTATAAAAAcgtctgttatcatttactcaatctCGCTTTTATTCCCCTAAGGACTGGGCCAAgggttatttttttctaaattaaaattGTTCAATATTCTTTGAAATGAAGGTTATTGAGAGCTCAGAAAACCCAGGGGGTGatatttttttcatgcaaatgtgCTTAAACACTGAGCTTGTACAAAAACTAGATGAGAGAGATGCTTTTGTGCTTGTACATACAATGACATCTAGCCTGGCATTCTTTGATGGTCTTGAAGTTGTTGGCATTCCCAAAGCAGCCACCATAAAAGAAAAGTATGCATTCCTGACTCTTGCTGTCAAAATAATATCGTGGCACCAGACCCCGGCACGGCCCCGGCTCATCCTCCAGGTGGCATGGACTCTTATTCTCTAAGAAACAAGAGAGAAGATGGAACAAGCCATGAATCATGTGACCTTATTGACTGCAAACCCTTGGAAAGTTCTTTGTTCATGCAGTGTCATGCATAAAATGTCTGACAGAAATTTGTGATTTCAGTAATATAGGTATCCTGATATCACGAGGGGAACCTTAGAATTAAAGTCTGTCTACAAATGAGTTGATTGACATTGagtttatattgatatatacCCTTGGCAGGTTGGATGTGTGGgtgaaattattaaaacagctgacatccctttaaaataataaagactGGTCgatgaaattttaaataataaattatcacACGATAAATGCCTCTATTACTTTTGATGCAAGATTAATTACATAAAGACACAATTGGACAACATATACACTATGAAATATTAATACAGGTATTGAGTTTTGGATAAATAAACTAGACAAATATTGCAATTGATTAGTAAAGCAATGGCTTACATCACCCCTCCCGTTAACAAATCCGCCCCACACGGGCTGAGGTGATTGATATAGTTCAACTCCACCTATAGCACATATCCTGTTGATGAATGAATGGCTGGGTTCCAAGGCTCCACAAATTACAAAAATCAATTAATTTGTATCCAGATTTTGCTCGGTAATGCAGAATTTATTTATGGTCCCTgctaattaaaatatttcacagaaGTGGCTATCCATCATGGAGAAAGGCAACTCTCATCCAATCCCTTGTCAGAAATCATAAGAGtgttctttttgtttctttctgatCAATTAGGTTTAGAGATGCTGACGAGCAGTGCTAACCTGATCACGCACAGAATGAAGCCAGCTGATTCTATTGCTCAAAAGCGACTCAA is a window encoding:
- the tfpia gene encoding tissue factor pathway inhibitor a isoform X2; the encoded protein is MAPLLDSSCTALLLLHLIGVCFTTFATDGVRSELHIFHHSCALKEDEGPCKAIKDRFYFNIDKGRCEVFEYGGCQGNANNFETLEECEQMCVVRENKSPCHLEDEPGPCRGLVPRYYFDSKSQECILFFYGGCFGNANNFKTIKECQARCHSDSKHKDLNAPSKPVEETKPAVEFIGKPDDAPLNVSHLQLQRESRVAALGAEFTPPPVCMSPIDRGDCHGSERRFVYNPRTGRCQMFRYSGCGGNKNNFVLKRHCLKMCTKERRRRQQIRIKTRNSNILHDSA
- the tfpia gene encoding tissue factor pathway inhibitor a isoform X1, translating into MAPLLDSSCTALLLLHLIGVCFTTFATADGVRSELHIFHHSCALKEDEGPCKAIKDRFYFNIDKGRCEVFEYGGCQGNANNFETLEECEQMCVVRENKSPCHLEDEPGPCRGLVPRYYFDSKSQECILFFYGGCFGNANNFKTIKECQARCHSDSKHKDLNAPSKPVEETKPAVEFIGKPDDAPLNVSHLQLQRESRVAALGAEFTPPPVCMSPIDRGDCHGSERRFVYNPRTGRCQMFRYSGCGGNKNNFVLKRHCLKMCTKERRRRQQIRIKTRNSNILHDSA